One window of the Saccopteryx bilineata isolate mSacBil1 chromosome 2, mSacBil1_pri_phased_curated, whole genome shotgun sequence genome contains the following:
- the LOC136323387 gene encoding late cornified envelope protein 3C-like: protein MSCQQNQQQCQPPPKCPAPKCPPKSPAQCSPPAPSGCALSSGGHCGSSSEGGCCLSHHRHRRSHHCGRRSSDSCDSGSGQHSGGSGCGHSSGGCC from the coding sequence AtgtcctgccagcagaaccagcaGCAGTGCCAGCCCCCTCCCAAGTGCCCCGCTCCCAAGTGCCCCCCAAAGAGCCCAGCACAGTGCTCACCGCCAGCCCCGTCTGGCTGTGCTCTGAGCTCGGGGGGCCACTGTGGCTCCAGCTCCGAGGGCGGCTGCtgcctgagccaccacaggcacCGCAGGTCCCACCACTGTGGGCGCCGGAGCTCGGACTCCTGTGACAGTGGCAGTGGTCAGCATTCTGGGGGCTCCGGCTGTGGCCACAGCTCTGGGGGCTGCTGCTGA